In one Magallana gigas chromosome 9, xbMagGiga1.1, whole genome shotgun sequence genomic region, the following are encoded:
- the LOC117690947 gene encoding uncharacterized protein, with the protein MNLLVKSAEKMSRGPWMRAGIRQPPVRAFMDDMTISTKTAVEARWTLKEIEELISWARMKIKPSKSRSVVLKKGRVTNYDFQLGQEIIPSVSEKPVKCLGKYFDDTLRDTKNTTNTVEQLQQWMDAIDKSGLPGKYKTWIYQHGVLPRILWPLQVYDVPMSRVEAMERLTTKFLRRWLAIPQCFNGKDEKVRGARVNLEAGRKWSVQDTFREAELRLKQADIVGNVAVGRLGLGTITPTRWGTAGKGVQRKLVQKEVRVMEEDSRMVKAVGMKKQGSLVNSEAVRQRKVTWNDIWSMEPNRLQFLLRSVYDVLPSPTNLAVWGLSDDLNCKLCGKQANLEHILSSCSVALSEGRYTWRHDQILSVLADSLEKARKRPPPKDKRLKFINCVRAGEREKIGSTGDGRGLLGTAGDWQMRADLKTRMQFPTEVASTNKRPDIVIWSLASRQVIVVELTVPWEERMEDAYERKMGKYQVLVADCQERGWRVWCFPVEVGTLGFVGQSLLRALRVIGVIGLERRQLIERLSREAEISSLWLWRRREGQWGRQ; encoded by the exons ATGAACCTACTGGTGAAATCAGCAGAGAAAATGAGTAGAGGCCCATGGATGAGAGCAGGCATACGTCAACCACCAGTGCGTGCATTCATGGATGATATGACAATCAGTACTAAGACTGCAGTTGAAGCAAGATGGACACTCAAAGAAATAGAAGAGCTTATCAGTTGGGCGAGGATGAAAATCAAACCATCAAAGTCTAGAAGTGTGGTACTGAAGAAAGGAAGGGTGACAAACTACGACTTCCAGCTTGGACAGGAGATAATTCCATCAGTCTCAGAGAAGCCAGTGAAATGCCTTGGGAAGTATTTTGATGACACACTGAGGGACACCAAGAACACAACCAACACCGTAGAACAACTACAACAGTGGATGGACGCGATAGACAAAAGTGGACTGccaggaaaatacaaaacatgGATATACCAGCATGGAGTACTCCCTCGGATTTTGTGGCCTTTGCAGGTGTACGATGTACCAATGTCCCGGGTAGAGGCTATGGAGCGCCTGACTACAAAATTCCTTCGCCGATGGTTAGCAATACCACAGTGCTTTA ACGGTAAAGATGAGAAGGTGCGCGGAGCCAGGGTGAATCTAGAAGCAGGCAGGAAGTGGTCTGTTCAAGACACGTTCCGGGAAGCAGAGTTACGCCTGAAGCAAGCAGACATTGTGGGAAATGTAGCAGTCGGAAGACTGGGCCTGGGAACAATTACACCAACCAGATGGGGAACAGCAGGCAAAGGAGTGCAAAGGAAGCTAGTGCAAAAGGAAGTCCGGGTGATGGAGGAAGACTCAAGAATGGTTAAAGCAGTAGGCATGAAGAAACAAGGAAGCTTGGTGAATTCGGAAGCAGTAAGGCAGAGGAAAGTGACCTGGAATGATATATGGTCGATGGAGCCAAACAGATTGCAGTTTCTCCTAAGATCAGTATATGATGTGCTACCAAGTCCAACAAATTTGGCAGTATGGGGCTTATCTGATGACCTAAATTGCAAACTTTGTGGAAAACAAGCAAATTTGGAGCATATATTGTCATCATGCTCCGTAGCATTGTCTGAAGGCCGGTATACATGGCGGCATGACCAGATACTTTCGGTGCTTGCAGACTCTCTCGAAAAAGCCAGGAAGAGACCACCACCAAAGGACAAGCGGCTCAAGTTCATCAACTGTGTAAGAGCAGGAGAGAGGGAGAAGATAGGCAGCACTGGGGATGGTAGAGGACTTCTTGGCACGGCAGGAGACTGGCAAATGCGAGCTGACCTGAAAACCAGAATGCAATTCCCAACGGAAGTAGCATCCACCAACAAGCGACCCGACATAGTGATCTGGTCTTTGGCAAGTAGGCAGGTCATTGTAGTGGAGCTGACAGTTCCTTGGGAGGAGAGAATGGAAGACGCATATGAGCGGAAAATGGGAAAATATCAGGTGCTTGTGGCAGATTGTCAGGAGAGGGGGTGGAGAGTATGGTGTTTCCCAGTGGAGGTTGGCACGCTGGGCTTTGTTGGACAATCCTTGTTGCGAGCCCTGAGAGTCATCGGAGTTATTGGGTTGGAGAGAAGACAGCTCATAGAGCGACTAAGCAGAGAGGCAGAAATATCATCGTTATGGTTGTGGAGAAGAAGAGAGGGACAGTGGGGAAGACAGTGA
- the LOC105321986 gene encoding putative inhibitor of apoptosis isoform X2: protein MVYSEESDSLLQEVDSMMENNFNRLASFKDWPLSAPVSALRLVDSGFYYDVQRRGVACYACKLLIEIGDLSSELRNDTVLNMHLRLSENCPHALQQKREKEQSGGFLFPFLRPKSEMDSTLLNTASAIQKDYIQNPLPEINRLEINEKNISNSSFSFNSQNEMPNQTAKKNISVFSNVADSKTVDSGFGSQSNFGNSVGSIAKASGFPIQTETPDSLSYMPILSESSLQPSSLFGDPISSSSILKEEEISPNQAITANETSEKQISPIVSTTLPEEDQSYSIRHHEYKTVEARLRTYSNWPLNDKQSKEDLVMCGFFYTGQQDIVRCFSCDIGLAEWDETDNPWSEHARHSPHCKYLKKMKGQDFINHVQQDWRKIYNPKTPDMQNLSKRFETFTNWPTTNTQTPKQVAEAGFYFTGEEDAVRCHYCDGGLREWEPGDDPWTEHARWFPFCKFVMKIKGIQFIEEIQQRYMYETGAGNLDSPPASGYNVSGKAKPSEEDNNPLNSPAAQSVLGMGYSKVKVQYVIDKFVAEKGHSKFDAGELLVILLDMEDNGETFPPETSAQSSTSKQTSKLPDIYKADSESDSDVDPEVIEEENQMLKKQLLCIKCEQAERVIVFTPCGHRLVCKACAEPMKRCIKCRKKIQKKVKTFLC from the exons ATGGTGTACAGTGAGGAAAGTGATAGCCTGTTGCAG GAAGTGGATAGCATGATGGAGAATAACTTTAACCGTCTCGCATCGTTTAAGGATTGGCCTTTGAGCGCGCCTGTGTCTGCATTGCGTCTTGTGGACTCAGGATTTTATTATGATGTTCAACGGAGGGGAGTAGCTTGCTATGCTTGCAAGCTTCTTATTGAAATAGGGGATCTAAGTTCTGAACTTCGAAATGACACTGTTTTAAACATGCATCTAAGATTGTCTGAAAACTGTCCTCATGCTCTTCAGCAGAAACGAGAGAAAGAGCAATCAGGTGGTTTCTTATTTCCTTTCCTTAGACCCAAAAGTGAAATGGACAGTACTTTGTTAAACACCGCAAGTGCCATTCAAAAGGATTACATTCAAAATCCATTGCCAGAGATCAATCGTCTagaaataaatgagaaaaacaTCTCCAATTCATCATTCAGTTTTAACTCCCAAAATGAGATGCCTAATCAAACTGCTAAAAAGAACATAAGCGTTTTTTCAAATGTTGCAGATTCAAAAACAGTGGACAGTGGGTTTGGTtcacaatcaaattttggtaACTCAGTAGGGAGCATTGCTAAGGCTTCAGGTTTCCCTATTCAGACAGAGACCCCTGATTCACTAAGCTATATGCCAATATTAAGCGAAAGTAGCCTTCAGCCTAGTTCCTTGTTTGGGGATCCCATTAGCTCATCTTCTATTTTAAAAGAGGAAGAAATTTCTCCAAACCAAGCTATAACGGCGAATGAAACCAGCGAAAAACAGATATCTCCCATCGTTAGTACCACACTGCCCGAGGAAGACCAGTCCTACTCCATTAGACACCATGAGTACAAAACAGTAGAAGCAAGACTCAGGACCTACTCCAACTGGCCACTGAACGACAAACAAAGCAAAGAGGATTTGGTGATGTGTGGGTTCTTTTATACAGGGCAGCAAGATATAGTCCGCTGCTTTTCCTGCGACATTGGACTGGCAGAGTGGGATGAAACGGACAATCCGTGGTCAGAGCACGCAAGACATTCACCTCACtgcaaatatctcaaaaagatgAAAGGCCAGGATTTCATTAACCATGTACAACAGGATTGGAGAAAG ATCTACAATCCAAAAACTCCGGATATGCAAAATCTGAGTAAAAGAtttgaaacatttacaaattgGCCAACAACAAACACCCAGACTCCAAAACAAGTAGCAGAAGCAGGATTCTATTTCACAG GTGAAGAGGATGCTGTGCGTTGTCACTACTGCGATGGTGGATTACGAGAATGGGAACCAG GTGATGATCCATGGACTGAGCATGCCCGTTGGTTCCCTTTCTGCAAGTTTGTAATGAAGATCAAAGGCATCCAGTTTATTGAGGAAATACAgcagagatacatgtatgagaCG GGAGCTGGTAATCTAGATTCTCCTCCAGCATCAGGATACAATGTCTCAG GCAAAGCCAAGCCCTCAGAGGAAGACAACAATCCGCTCAACTCTCCAGCAGCTCAAAGTGTACTAGGCATGGGATACTCCAAGGTCAAAGTTCAATATGTCATCGATAAATTTGTGGCAGAAAAAG GTCACAGTAAGTTTGATGCTGGTGAATTGTTAGTCATTCTTTTGGATATGGAGGATAATGGAGAAACTTTTCCCCCTGAAACATCAGCTCAGTCTAGTACTTCAAAGCAGACCTCCAAACTCCCAGACATTTACAAAGCAGACTCAG AGAGTGACTCGG ATGTTGATCCAGAAGTCATTGAGGAAGAAAACCAAATGTTAAAAAAGCAACTCCTTTGTATAAAGTGTGAGCAGGCTGAGAGAGTCATAGTGTTCACTCCCTGTGGACACAGGCTGGTGTGTAAGGCCTGCGCCGAACCGATGAAGAGGTGCATCAAGTGCAGGAAGAAGATCCAGAAAAAGGTCAAGACATTCCTTTGTTGA
- the LOC105321986 gene encoding uncharacterized protein isoform X1 has translation MVYSEESDSLLQASQRDTPFETPKINDQIRDGSDMISGSQSVIEGIIKHKSGDLEPALERDIDLKASIEGNEQLTNKIENSHPSDQIYILCFKPEISKKKFEKIAALSIHENNSGYNDSPKLIELLSFLENEDKPIVALYNMIRWTNSPQDVIKSLKMLKYSDVTIGMRYLDVSFYSGNKTKNLSKYMTLFEVNVSSLNKSITLRCPGDDIEDVIKENVSSNTIHKAELYRVDSSCKTRKLPKGYLKLYQARNKLEEENQNEEAKHSRQISGNKKEQEKQKSTVKKIDSELKMEKVSVISMALNGNSEDWPMTVVKKASSTAVPPLTRPPLFSICESKRLMREDVGLQFTNTEVALPFLTMVLKEILPKKLHFHQKAVPDRIHMPDDCRFEHLSLFKHFGMSPLVNCFIYPSFVLQEVDSMMENNFNRLASFKDWPLSAPVSALRLVDSGFYYDVQRRGVACYACKLLIEIGDLSSELRNDTVLNMHLRLSENCPHALQQKREKEQSGGFLFPFLRPKSEMDSTLLNTASAIQKDYIQNPLPEINRLEINEKNISNSSFSFNSQNEMPNQTAKKNISVFSNVADSKTVDSGFGSQSNFGNSVGSIAKASGFPIQTETPDSLSYMPILSESSLQPSSLFGDPISSSSILKEEEISPNQAITANETSEKQISPIVSTTLPEEDQSYSIRHHEYKTVEARLRTYSNWPLNDKQSKEDLVMCGFFYTGQQDIVRCFSCDIGLAEWDETDNPWSEHARHSPHCKYLKKMKGQDFINHVQQDWRKIYNPKTPDMQNLSKRFETFTNWPTTNTQTPKQVAEAGFYFTGEEDAVRCHYCDGGLREWEPGDDPWTEHARWFPFCKFVMKIKGIQFIEEIQQRYMYETGAGNLDSPPASGYNVSGKAKPSEEDNNPLNSPAAQSVLGMGYSKVKVQYVIDKFVAEKGHSKFDAGELLVILLDMEDNGETFPPETSAQSSTSKQTSKLPDIYKADSESDSDVDPEVIEEENQMLKKQLLCIKCEQAERVIVFTPCGHRLVCKACAEPMKRCIKCRKKIQKKVKTFLC, from the exons ATGGTGTACAGTGAGGAAAGTGATAGCCTGTTGCAG GCAAGCCAAAGGGATACACCTTTTGAAACTCCCAAAATTAATGATCAAATCCGTGATGGGAGTGATATGATTTCCGGAAGCCAGTCTGTCATAGAGGGAATTATAAAACACAAGAGTGGAGATTTGGAGCCTGCTTTAGAAAGAGATATAGATTTGAAAGCTTCCATTGAAGGAAATGAACAGCTTACAAATAAAATCGAGAATTCACATCCGTCAGATCAGATTTATATTCTGTGTTTTAAACCTGAAATTTCTaagaaaaagtttgaaaaaattgcTGCATTATCTATTCATGAGAATAACTCGGGTTATAATGATAGCCCCAAACTAATAGAACTTTTGTCATTCTTAGAAAACGAAGATAAACCCATCGTAGCATTATATAATATGATCAGATGGACTAATTCCCCACAAGATGTAATAAAATCTCTAAAAATGCTCAAATATTCAGATGTTACCATTGGTATGAGATATTTAGATGTATCGTTTTATTCAGGCAATAAGACGAAAAACTTGTCTAAATATATGACTCTTTTTGAGGTTAATGTAAGTTCTCTAAATAAAAGCATAACATTAAGATGTCCAGGTGATGATATTGAAGatgttataaaagaaaatgtcagtaGTAATACAATTCATAAGGCTGAGCTCTATCGAGTGGATTCTAGCTGCAAAACAAGGAAACTACCCAAGGGATATCTAAAACTGTACCAAGCCAGGAATAAGTTAGAGGAAGAAAACCAAAATGAAGAAGCAAAACATAGTAGACAAATATCAGGAAACAAAAAggaacaagaaaaacaaaaatcaacagTTAAAAAGATCGATTCggaattaaaaatggaaaaagtcTCTGTAATATCAATGGCATTAAATGGAAATTCGGAGGACTGGCCAATGACGGTGGTAAAGAAAGCATCAAGTACGGCAGTTCCGCCTTTGACGAGACCCCCTCTGTTTTCTATTTGTGAAAGCAAGCGACTTATGAGAGAAGATGTTGGTCTACAGTTTACAAATACTGAAGTGGCATTGCCTTTCTTGACAATGGTTCTGAAGGAAATTCTGCCAAAGAAgcttcattttcatcaaaaagCTGTACCAGATCGTATTCACATGCCTGATGACTGCCgatttgaacatttatcattgtttaaacattttggcATGTCTCCCTTagtcaattgtttcatttatccCTCATTTGTCTTACAGGAAGTGGATAGCATGATGGAGAATAACTTTAACCGTCTCGCATCGTTTAAGGATTGGCCTTTGAGCGCGCCTGTGTCTGCATTGCGTCTTGTGGACTCAGGATTTTATTATGATGTTCAACGGAGGGGAGTAGCTTGCTATGCTTGCAAGCTTCTTATTGAAATAGGGGATCTAAGTTCTGAACTTCGAAATGACACTGTTTTAAACATGCATCTAAGATTGTCTGAAAACTGTCCTCATGCTCTTCAGCAGAAACGAGAGAAAGAGCAATCAGGTGGTTTCTTATTTCCTTTCCTTAGACCCAAAAGTGAAATGGACAGTACTTTGTTAAACACCGCAAGTGCCATTCAAAAGGATTACATTCAAAATCCATTGCCAGAGATCAATCGTCTagaaataaatgagaaaaacaTCTCCAATTCATCATTCAGTTTTAACTCCCAAAATGAGATGCCTAATCAAACTGCTAAAAAGAACATAAGCGTTTTTTCAAATGTTGCAGATTCAAAAACAGTGGACAGTGGGTTTGGTtcacaatcaaattttggtaACTCAGTAGGGAGCATTGCTAAGGCTTCAGGTTTCCCTATTCAGACAGAGACCCCTGATTCACTAAGCTATATGCCAATATTAAGCGAAAGTAGCCTTCAGCCTAGTTCCTTGTTTGGGGATCCCATTAGCTCATCTTCTATTTTAAAAGAGGAAGAAATTTCTCCAAACCAAGCTATAACGGCGAATGAAACCAGCGAAAAACAGATATCTCCCATCGTTAGTACCACACTGCCCGAGGAAGACCAGTCCTACTCCATTAGACACCATGAGTACAAAACAGTAGAAGCAAGACTCAGGACCTACTCCAACTGGCCACTGAACGACAAACAAAGCAAAGAGGATTTGGTGATGTGTGGGTTCTTTTATACAGGGCAGCAAGATATAGTCCGCTGCTTTTCCTGCGACATTGGACTGGCAGAGTGGGATGAAACGGACAATCCGTGGTCAGAGCACGCAAGACATTCACCTCACtgcaaatatctcaaaaagatgAAAGGCCAGGATTTCATTAACCATGTACAACAGGATTGGAGAAAG ATCTACAATCCAAAAACTCCGGATATGCAAAATCTGAGTAAAAGAtttgaaacatttacaaattgGCCAACAACAAACACCCAGACTCCAAAACAAGTAGCAGAAGCAGGATTCTATTTCACAG GTGAAGAGGATGCTGTGCGTTGTCACTACTGCGATGGTGGATTACGAGAATGGGAACCAG GTGATGATCCATGGACTGAGCATGCCCGTTGGTTCCCTTTCTGCAAGTTTGTAATGAAGATCAAAGGCATCCAGTTTATTGAGGAAATACAgcagagatacatgtatgagaCG GGAGCTGGTAATCTAGATTCTCCTCCAGCATCAGGATACAATGTCTCAG GCAAAGCCAAGCCCTCAGAGGAAGACAACAATCCGCTCAACTCTCCAGCAGCTCAAAGTGTACTAGGCATGGGATACTCCAAGGTCAAAGTTCAATATGTCATCGATAAATTTGTGGCAGAAAAAG GTCACAGTAAGTTTGATGCTGGTGAATTGTTAGTCATTCTTTTGGATATGGAGGATAATGGAGAAACTTTTCCCCCTGAAACATCAGCTCAGTCTAGTACTTCAAAGCAGACCTCCAAACTCCCAGACATTTACAAAGCAGACTCAG AGAGTGACTCGG ATGTTGATCCAGAAGTCATTGAGGAAGAAAACCAAATGTTAAAAAAGCAACTCCTTTGTATAAAGTGTGAGCAGGCTGAGAGAGTCATAGTGTTCACTCCCTGTGGACACAGGCTGGTGTGTAAGGCCTGCGCCGAACCGATGAAGAGGTGCATCAAGTGCAGGAAGAAGATCCAGAAAAAGGTCAAGACATTCCTTTGTTGA